One Macrobrachium rosenbergii isolate ZJJX-2024 chromosome 10, ASM4041242v1, whole genome shotgun sequence DNA window includes the following coding sequences:
- the LOC136842937 gene encoding beta-1,4-glucuronyltransferase 1-like, producing the protein MPTSETLILTGMVATCFNVTITIVVTCIMWNLQGPTSIRRVSDQPSADRLVNEDPGCCETLSGSRNLHAERKTPNPYLDHSRGLLDQSGHFMTHPFAITGEDWDGICDSWRICLSTQTSVDLMFNIGLQAEMWEGPLSVSVLTPDRDFTVAIIMIKYLLECFPKVRSRVAFHITYPRDLPPKYVYNDDEERLEYDCKQPEAVNREIVKKIRPERLTQHLKKAAYPQNLLRNLARQGCPSEYSFTPDIDMISAPGMSRKLNEFVSRNSTRGCDHCAYIIPTYEIRSGVENPKTKGELRALLQSKKAQRFHIKVFHLNQHNSQLKKWETEPSRSRELGVMYNISSWTEFWEPVYVARADVPLYDERFVGYGYTRSSQIFEMHEAGYTWHMLNNAFLCHSGFQTRRQRTASRRKQMRHNDHIYGVFKKEIHARYTMDKEESTPAS; encoded by the exons ATGCCCACTtcagaaactttaattttaactGGCATGGTGGCTACATGCTTCAATGTGACCATCACGATAGTGGTGACCTGCATAATGTGGAATCTTCAGGGACCAACGTCCATAAGAAGGGTTTCAGATCAGCCCTCAGCAGACAGACTCGTAAATGAGGATCCCGGG TGCTGTGAAACTTTATCTGGGTCTAGAAACCTCCACGCAGAAAGGAAAACGCCAAACCCATACCTAGACCACAGTCGCGGGCTCCTGGACCAGTCAGGTCATTTCATGACACACCCCTTCGCCATCACGGGGGAAGATTGGGACGGGATCTGTGACTCTTGGAGGATCTGCCTCTCGACTCAGACGTCAGTCGACCTGATGTTCAACATAGGCCTACAGGCTGAAATGTGGGAGGGtcctctctctgtgtctgtcttgACCCCCGACCGGGACTTTACCGTGGCTATAATAATGATCAAATATCTACTGGAGTGTTTCCCGAAGGTGAGGTCTAGAGTAGCCTTCCACATAACTTACCCGAGAGACCTCCCTCCAAAGTATGTTTACAATGACGACGAGGAACGGCTGGAGTACGACTGCAAGCAGCCGGAGGCTGTCAACAGGGAAATAGTGAAGAAGATCCGGCCGGAAAGACTAACCCAGCACTTGAAAAAGGCTGCCTACCCCCAGAATCTCCTGAGGAACTTGGCCCGCCAAGGTTGTCCCTCAGAGTACTCCTTCACTCCAGACATTGACATGATCTCAGCGCCCGGAATGTCGAGAAAACTGAACGAATTCGTGTCCAGAAACTCGACGAGAGGCTGCGATCACTGCGCGTACATCATCCCGACTTACGAAATTCGCTCCGGGGTAGAGAACCCCAAGACTAAAGGAGAGCTGAGAGCACTGCTCCAGAGCAAGAAAGCACAGCGCTTTCACATCAAGGTGTTCCACCTCAACCAGCACAATTCGCAGCTGAAGAAGTGGGAGACTGAGCCGTCTAGGTCTAGGGAACTGGGGGTCATGTACAACATTAGCTCTTGGACTGAGTTCTGGGAGCCAGTATACGTCGCCAGAGCCGACGTCCCTCTTTACGACGAGAGATTCGTCGGTTATGGCTATACTCGAAGTAGCCAG ATCTTCGAAATGCACGAGGCTGGGTATACCTGGCATATGCTGAATAATGCCTTCCTATGCCACAGCGGTTTCCAGACCAGAAGGCAGCGGACTGCAAGTCGCAGGAAGCAGATGCGTCACAACGACCACATTTACGGC GTCTTCAAGAAAGAGATTCACGCCAGATATACGATGGACAAAGAAGAGAGCACTCCTGCCTCCTGA